A genomic segment from Gossypium hirsutum isolate 1008001.06 chromosome D04, Gossypium_hirsutum_v2.1, whole genome shotgun sequence encodes:
- the LOC121202899 gene encoding nuclear pore complex protein NUP1 isoform X3, with the protein MATAGEESNPYDGGLGAGGKFRKRPFRRTTKTTPYDRPPTSIRNPSGTGDRNGWLSRLVDPARRLITSSAHRLFASVFTKRLPPPPPQTPQALESGTNQEPRENQPEATSKVPSVVQGAIIGCENPVNHTEESGVAELEKILKQKTFTRSEIDHLTRLLCSRSADIPGGNEEKRPELISVVSHDKKEEFPKTPVREHVTENHLISTPVVSSTVIDDVVASPAELAKAYMGNKTPKVSASRLGLQNQVPRGDLTCPSNKNFPSMSSTMSLVPRSSGHVGNLGNSFVTPRLRGRSAIYSMARTPYSRSSGTASDAFGGPSSSSQSAWEQKRISGSTQGQVLKRRSSVLDNDIGSVGPIRRIRQKSNLLSSRNLSLPTSAGPSARIAGNSSAALDTLAENGDNSSPGTSVTTVPSKSSQTASKILQQLDMLVSPREKSPTKLSPSMLRGQALKSIENVDSSKFLENMQDTDKLSGSCTALPGICESMSGKHDKAKENGSTMMVALPNKAVPAVNGADSNSLMKDNNMPSVKASDSSVIKSIVPQPQQKSRAFQMSAHEDYLDLDDDDYPNGATPAEGRGRLDNCLMESKSAAPEAMIDKASSPEVIPNSSAAFNQKPDLKTSDGPTGVEKNAGITSPVVEVAISSLQSPLFVSSSTPIADRGVVPSQSNAPHMLSIGEKVVEAKQSNGAVTSFGFASTNVGEVSSVTGSSGIKLATSSDQKPENLSSCATTAPGTTNYLSDKTDKESNLNAIFCSTPETAVTSSVSTSISAGSKFKLGASAADVSTFNNGSCASSPFSFSSPVPSLVPSNCQSSSSATATDNDTSAATITSASATANASISFTSSPSVEASIPSFTGAPVFKFSSSGDPSTSVSTLSATSGEATESKTQDTKLGNVGIFPFGSTSAFTGSGSSIFGGTSAASSSAGTTAEVANSGNSSSSGISSTIMNSGSGFFSSTFSPMTSTSNGIFGGSSASTSTGNGIFGGTSATTSTGTGLFGGTSAATSTGNGIFGGTSATSTGSSIFGGTSLPVSGTGSIFSTKAAGTATGSNVFGFSAPATSTSTSQSQGLNPFNAVNTQASAAGTGIGTSSQSTPIQFSSSASSPSFGLAGNATFSSGSSIFGSSATVAKPFSSGSSFGISSSSSETKSLSSSSGIAGGAFGSTWQAPKTPTFGSSSGFSFGSSTSVSAPSGASSIFGSSTGASSSSIFSFTSAAAATPSQPVFGNTSPGLVFGSTPSSNNDQMEDSMAEDTVQASPAVVTFNQQPISPPASGFVFGASNPPAAGSVPFGTQPSIAAPQNPSPFLASGSLEFVGGGSFSLGTSGGDKSARKYVKVRKQRKK; encoded by the exons ATGGCGACGGCGGGTGAGGAGAGTAACCCCTACGACGGCGGACTAGGAGCTGGAGGAAAATTTAGAAAACGGCCGTTTCGGAGGACAACAAAAACTACACCATACGATAGGCCGCCGACCTCAATAAGGAACCCAAGCGGTACCGGCGACAGAAATGGCTGGTTATCGAGATTGGTGGATCCAGCGCGGAGACTTATTACTTCTAGTGCCCATAGGCTCTTCGCCTCCGTCTTTACGAAACGCCTCCCTCCTCCTCCGCCTCAGACACCACAAGCGCTGGAATCTG GGACTAATCAGGAACCAAGGGAGAATCAACCAGAAGCAACTTCTAAA GTTCCTTCTGTTGTGCAAGGAGCCATCATAGGATGTGAGAATCCTGTTAATCATACTGAAGAAAGTGGAGTTGCTGAACttgagaaaattttaaagcagAAGACATTTACCAG atCTGAAATTGATCATTTGACGAGGTTACTATGCTCAAGAAGTGCTGATATTCCTggtggaaatgaagaaaagaggcCTGAATTGATCTCAGTGGTATCTCATGACAAGAAAGAAGAATTTCCAAAGACACCAGTTAGAGAACATGTGACTGAGAACCATCTTATTTCAACACCTGTTGTCAGCTCAACT GTCATTGATGATGTTGTTGCTTCACCTGCTGAGCTTGCAAAAGCTTACATGGGTAATAAGACGCCAAAAGTATCTGCATCAAGGCTTGGACTACAAAATCAAGTGCCTAGGGGAGATTTAACTTGTCCAAGCAATAAAAATTTCCCTTCTATGTCTTCCACAATGTCACTTGTGCCAAGATCTTCTGGTCATGTTGGTAATCTTGGAAACAGTTTTGTGACCCCAAGATTAAGGGGCAGGTCTGCAATATACAGCATGGCACGGACACCTTATTCCAGG AGTTCTGGCACTGCAAGTGATGCTTTTGGTGGACCTTCATCATCATCTCAGAGTGCTTGGGAGCAAAAGAGAATTTCTGGCTCTACACAAGGG caGGTTTTAAAGCGCAGGAGTTCAGTATTAGACAATGATATAGGATCAGTTGGCCCTATTCGGCGGATTCGTCAAAAGTCCAACCTTCTTTCTTCAAGAAACTTAAGCTTACCTACTTCTGCCGGCCCATCTGCTCGCATAGCTGGCAATAGTTCAGCTGCTCTAGATACTCTGGCTGAGAATGGGGATAACAGCTCTCCTGGCACTAGTGTTACCACTGTTCCATCCAAGTCCAGTCAGACTGCGTCAAAAATTTTACAGCAATTGGACATGTTGGTATCCCCAAGGGAAAAATCACCAACTAAGTTGTCACCATCTATGCTACGTGGGCAGGCTCTTAAAAGCATTGAGAATGTAGATTCTTCAAAATTTCTGGAGAACATGCAAGATACTGACAAGTTGAGTGGTTCTTGCACTGCCCTTCCTGGTATTTGTGAGTCTATGTCAGGAAAGCATGATAAGGCTAAGGAAAATGGCTCAACAATGATGGTTGCTCTTCCTAACAAGGCGGTTCCTGCAGTAAATGGTGCAGATAGTAATAGTTTGATGAAGGATAATAACATGCCTAGTGTTAAAGCTTCTGATTCCAGTGTGATCAAGTCTATTGTACCACAACCTCAACAAAAGAGTCGGGCTTTTCAGATGAGTGCACATGAG GATTATCTAGATCTGGATGATGATGACTATCCTAATGGAGCCACACCTGCCGAAGGGAGAGGGAGGTTGGATAATTGTCTCATGGAGAGTAAGAGTGCAGCTCCTGAAGCTATGATAGATAAGGCTTCTAGTCCTGAAGTTATACCCAATTCAAGTGCTGCATTTAATCAAAAACCTGATTTGAAAACATCTGATGGACCCACAGGTGTTGAAAAGAATGCTGGTATTACTTCTCCAGTTGTAGAGGTGGCTATTTCATCTCTGCAGTCTCCACTTTTTGTATCTTCGTCAACTCCCATAGCCGATAGAGGCGTTGTCCCTTCACAGTCAAATGCTCCTCATATGCTTAGCATTGGGGAGAAAGTTGTGGAAGCAAAGCAATCAAATGGTGCTGTTACTTCATTTGGCTTTGCCTCTACAAATGTTGGTGAGGTTTCATCAGTTACTGGATCTTCAGGTATTAAGCTTGCCACAAGTTCAGACCAAAAACCAGAGAACTTAAGCAG ctGTGCTACTACTGCTCCTGGTACAACCAATTATTTGTCAGATAAAACTGATAAGGAGAGCAATCTGAATGCCATCTTCTGTAGTACACCTGAAACTGCAGTCACCTCTTCTGTATCAACTTCAATATCAGCTGGAAGTAAGTTCAAGCTTGGTGCATCCGCAGCAGATGTTTCTACCTTTAATAACGGGTCTTGTGCTTCTAGtcctttttcattctcttctccgGTGCCTTCTCTAGTCCCGAGTAATTGTCAAAGTTCCTCCAGTGCAACTGCCACCGATAATGACACTTCTGCTGCTACCATCACCTCTGCAAGTGCAACTGCGAATGCCAGCATCAGCTTTACCAGCAGCCCCTCTGTGGAGGCTTCAATCCCTTCTTTTACAGGTGCACCTGTTTTCAAGTTTTCATCCTCTGGGGACCCATCAACTTCAGTTTCAACATTATCAGCAACTTCAGGGGAAGCAACTGAATCTAAGACACAGGATACAAAACTTGGCAATGTAGGTATCTTTCCTTTTGGTAGTACATCTGCTTTTACTGGCTCTGGAAGTAGTATTTTTGGTGGTACAAGTGCTGCAAGCAGCTCTGCTGGTACAACAGCTGAAGTCGCAAACTCTGGAAATAGCAGTTCCAGTGGTATATCTTCCACTATTATGAACTCTGGAAGTGGCTTTTTCAGCAGCACATTTTCCCCAATGACAAGCACAAGCAATGGTATCTTTGGTGGTTCATCTGCAAGTACAAGCACAGGCAATGGTATCTTTGGTGGTACATCTGCAACTACAAGCACGGGCACTGGTTTATTTGGTGGTACATCAGCAGCTACAAGCACAGGCAATGGCATCTTTGGTGGTACATCTGCAACAAGCACAGGTAGTAGTATTTTTGGTGGTACGTCTTTGCCAGTATCTGGTACAGGAAGTATTTTTTCCACTAAAGCTGCAGGCACGGCCACTGGAAGCAACGTCTTTGGATTCAGTGCTCCAGCTACATCCACATCTACTTCACAGTCTCAGGGTTTAAATCCTTTCAATGCTGTAAATACCCAAGCATCTGCTGCAGGAACTGGCATTGGTACCTCAAGTCAGAGCACGCCCATTCAGTTTTCCTCATCTGCATCATCTCCATCCTTTGGATTGGCTGGGAATGCAACCTTTTCCTCTGGCAGTTCGATTTTTGGGTCTTCGGCAACTGTAGCCAAACCTTTTAGTTCTGGTTCAAGTTTTGGAATAAGTTCTTCCTCTTCAGAAACCAAGTCTCTGAGCTCTAGCAGTGGCATTGCTGGTGGTGCGTTTGGTTCCACTTGGCAAGCTCCCAAGACACCCACATTTGGTTCATCATCAGGATTTTCTTTTGGATCATCAACTTCTGTTAGTGCTCCTAGTGGTGCATCTTCTATCTTTGGGTCATCCACTGGTGCCTCTTCAAGTTCCATATTTTCATTCACTTCCGCTGCAGCTGCTACTCCGTCACAGCCTGTGTTTGGTAATACGAGTCCTGGCTTGGTGTTTGGGTCAACGCCCTCTAGTAATAATGATCAAATGGAAGATAGTATGGCGGAAGACACAGTTCAGGCTTCACCGGCTGTTGTGACATTTAATCAACAGCCAATTTCACCACCCGCTTCTGGGTTCGTTTTTGGTGCATCAAACCCACCAGCAGCAGGTTCTGTCCCATTTGGAACCCAACCAAGCATAGCCGCACCACAGAATCCATCTCCATTTCTGGCTTCTGGTAGTCTGGAATTTGTTGGTGGAGGGAGCTTCTCATTGGGCACCAGTGGTGGTGACAAGTCTGCCAGAAAATATGTGAAGGTCCGCAAGCAGCGGAAGAAGTAA